In Plasmodium gaboni strain SY75 chromosome 14, whole genome shotgun sequence, one genomic interval encodes:
- a CDS encoding putative diacylglycerol kinase, with product MKYIFLFVNPTSGGNKASIFTEFGVNEIIFHKPHKCHFFIYNILEGEKGKKPGFIKLSNIITNNARNYESNVFSGSSFNTKNVSMTNDKITYENEKREMDGEDVLNNNKSNDDDNINNNNSNNKKMETKKTLGHKDIFVYVLVAGGDGTLNWVLKEAEYYNINDNKFAIGVIPFGTGNDFAKAFGWKKIDRMLNHSFLFDILKKIVDQTFKSKVEKHDYWNIHVVLKEEGYFNKINSRTKKKETLLNDNKENLHEMKLCMSNYFSIGIDSRIGRGFERHRQKSAVCNKFIYAVEGCKKVSFKKNTPINLIIDKMIHMDSTTTTTKNNNSNSNNNSNNNSNNNNSNSVIFTTNHNESYPLLKKAMSIICINIPSYSSGNDIWNYTHKVGLILPKNITNDQKEQYQILKKTKQQVGDGILEFVIYQSGVDLGLEFTMKGRAYRVHQGFGPWKLLFKEQKYNVYFQVDGEYYLMSLPDFISIEHYKKINVLKNIL from the exons ATGAAGtacatttttttgtttgttaATCCAACTTCTGGGGGAAACAAAGCCTCGATATTTACAGAA TTTGGAGTTAATGAGATAATATTTCACAAGCCTCACAAATGTCacttttttatatacaacATTTTAGAAGGAGAAAAAGGAAAGAAGCCCGGATTTATTAAGCTaagtaatattattacaaataaTGCTAGGAATTATGAAAGTAATGTTTTTTCTGGTAGTTCGTTTAACACTAAGAATGTTAGTATGACAAATGATAAGATAACATATGAGAATGAAAAGAGGGAAATGGATGGAGAAGatgtattaaataataataaaagtaatgatgatgataatataaataataataatagtaataataaaaaaatggaGACTAAAAAAACATTAGGACATAAAGACATTTTTGTCTACGTTTTGGTTGCCGGAGGAGATGGAACTCTCAATTGGGTTCTAAAAGAAGCTGagtattataatattaatgacAATAAATTTGCTATAGGTGTTATACCATTTGGTACTGGTAATGATTTCGCAAAGGCATTTGGATGGAAAAAAATTGATAGAATGTTGAatcattcttttttatttgatattcttaaaaaaattgttgATCAAACATTTAAATCGAAAGTTGAAAAACATGATTATTGGAATATCCATGTAGTATTAAAAGAGGAAGgatattttaataaaattaattctagaacaaaaaaaaaagaaacattattaaatgataataaagaaaatttaCATGAAATGAAATTATGTATGAGTAATTATTTTAGCATAGGCATAGACTCACGTATAGGTAGAGGATTTGAAAGACATAGACAAAAAAGTGCAGTGtgtaataaatttatatatgcTGTTGAAGGATGTAAAAAAgtatcttttaaaaaaaatacacCAATAAATCTAATTATAGATAAAATGATTCATATGGATAGtactactactactactaaaaataataatagtaatagtaataataatagtaataataatagtaataataataatagtaatagtGTAATATTCACAACCAATCATAATGAATCATATCctttattaaaaaaagcGATGAgtattatatgtattaatatacCTTCTTATTCATCTGGTAATGATATATGGAATTATACACATAAAGTTGGATTAATCCTACCTAAAAATATTACGAATGATCAAAAAGAACAATatcaaatattaaaaaaaacaaaacaacAAGTAGGAGATGGAATATTAGAATTTGTCATATATCAATCAGGGGTAGATCTAGGATTAGAATTCACGATGAAAGGTAGAGCATATAGAGTTCATCAAGGATTTGGTCCTTGGAAATTACTTTTTaaagaacaaaaatataatgtttATTTTCAAGTTGATGGAGAGTACTACCTTATGTCCCTACCAGATTTTATATCTATTGaacattataaaaagataaatgtcttgaaaaatattttgtag
- a CDS encoding hypothetical protein (conserved Plasmodium protein, unknown function) codes for MRVMKRNAWWFYSKRCNSSVTTCQSDIFECSSYFKKFKRYSENLIECIEKYKKDKVFSLNNYINYKKEIKNVIHLLFKEESLNKLNKNNLLSIFTYSVLLSNRISFPHNEKKNLLLLYIHHNIDKNKTFLNNKDNYMDNKNIGDQKETEMSNEMTKEMTNEMSKEMSNEMSNEMSNEMTKEMTKEMTKERAKDLLLILKYIFYLNVDYDKYIFNHIYQDLNNYIDLYSLEELNVCIKLLSNIKNKKWINHKIIIRCINEIINKFKDIKITNQHIHTINHNVIVNIIKACSRLNYEINDIQVLLDHFKDKYQKTENHDNEIENTINENNEKNIHILIKIIYNLFLCNYYNYKHMNQLLYLLKISLFPNESQKEYPTYHKYNYNNNIILDNNINFNNEQEKHNIYSNHISNDNINNINQLYFNKQQNKYKNVISRADSISYINIYRLKFIYLLINIKMKETIFSKHVKYFLKESGLKISHNIVHIYPVITLTNYKHTCVELIHNISINKKMKDSPNKLHKNYINHKIKHLQFLGWNVIILYEYEWKTLRNFDEKLEYIKKKFKSIKEHEQNEFMK; via the exons ATGAGGGTAATGAAGAGGAACGCTTGGTGGTTTTATTCCAAGCGATGCAATTCAAGCGTTACAACTTGTCAATCTGATATTTTTGAATGttcttcatattttaaaaagttTAAAAGATACTCAGAAAATTTAATTGAGTgtatagaaaaatataaaaaggatAAAGTTTTTTCAttgaataattatataaactataaaaaagaaataaaaaatgtcATACATTTGTTGTTCAAAGAAGAatcattaaataaattaaataaaaataatttattaagTATCTTTACATATAGTGTTTTATTATCTAATAGGATATCTTTTCCAcataatgaaaaaaaaaatttattacttttatatattcatcataatattgataagaataaaacatttctaaataataaggataattatatggataataaaaatataggTGATCAAAAGGAAACAGAAATGTCAAATGAAATGACCAAAGAAATGACAAATGAAATGTCAAAAGAAATGTCAAATGAAATGTCAAATGAAATGTCAAATGAAATGACCAAAGAAATGACCAAAGAAATGACCAAAGAAAGGGCAAAAGacttattattaattttaaaatatatattctatttAAATGTAGattatgataaatatatttttaatcatatatatcaagacctaaataattatatcGATTTATATTCCTTAGAAGAATTAAATGTATGTATAAAACTATTatcaaatattaaaaataaaaaatggataaatcataaaattattattagatgtataaatgaaataataaataaatttaaagatataaaaattacaaaTCAGCATATACACACTATTAATCATAATGTaattgttaatattataaaagcTTGTTCACGTCTTAACTATGAAATAAACGACATACAAGTATTGTTAGATCATTTCAAAGATAAGTATCAAAAAACAGAAAATCATGATAATGAAATAGAAAATACTATTAATGAgaataatgaaaaaaatatacatatcttaataaaaattatttataatttattctTATGTAATTACtataattataaacatatgaatcaattattatatttattaaaaatatctCTATTTCCAAATGAGTCACAAAAAGAATATCCTACatatcataaatataattataataataatattatattagataataatataaattttaataatgaaCAAGAAAAACATAATATCTATTCCAATCATATATctaatgataatattaataatataaatcaactatattttaataaacaacaaaataaatataaaaatgttatatcCCGTGCAGATTCAATCAgttatattaatatatatcgtcttaaattcatatatttattaatcA atataaaaatgaaggAAACCATATTTAGCAAGCACGtgaaatattttctaaAGGAGAGCGG ATTAAAAATATCACACAACattgttcatatatatcCAGTCATAACCCTAACTAACTATAAACATACCTGTGTGGAACTCATCCACAATATTTCaattaacaaaaaaatgaagGATAGTCCAAATAAgttacataaaaattatatcaaccataaaataaaacatcTTCAATTTCTTGGATG GAACGTTATCATCTTATATGAGTATGAATGGAAAACGCTAAG gaattttgatgaaaaattggaatacataaaaaaaaaatttaaaagCATAAAAGAACATGAACAGAATGAATTTATGAAATGA
- a CDS encoding putative membrane protein (conserved Plasmodium membrane protein, unknown function) — protein sequence MFINEEIFIPKQILSISAFAFTIIFIIITIFQEYKYVTYSKELRPIIKNAIPVSCIPLEENNGKIIHINCPLQDLETFYAPAQFSSNIYSFRGVFFEIKIEMYQWIRSNRYMGLYARGKFMDHIVSTPSNFLFFYKIPQNPTYFPSIGITGRKYANYAKAGSYRLSKNSLINFQKKKKLELVDDGWFTESDIKPPFTVDHLNTNVFNNYLYTGDPLNPQVGDIRVSFYGNASTHATVIGIQTSRLLNSIFEIEGVNIFKRNIVLLSEENRMMINKTKHFINKNYGNITSLWFFRIITYMILCTEIYYILIGTSNNLMWRIAVSSSTSSIILTIFPCVFWIFCDTTIFLFLLIFLFIMSLFLLYIYNNEMEKDYKELKNYMKKPVRDTTKYTFLNVTDTCTGAYEEFNYAKNKHNNNNNNNNNNNNNNNNNNNNNNNNNNNNNNNNNLESNSDVSYTLSLSKHPGGKFESSPAYI from the exons atgtttataaatgaagaaattTTTATTCCTAAACAGATTTTATCTATATCTGCATTTGCATTTactattatatttattatcattacaATATTCCAAGAGTATAAATATGTAACATATTCAAAAGAATTAAGGccaataataaaaaatgcTATACCA GTCTCATGCATTCCACTAGAAGAAAACAATGGAAAGATTATACACata AATTGTCCATTACAAGATCTGGAAACCTTTTATGCACCTGCCCAATTTAGTAGTAACATATATTCTTTTCGAGGTGTATTCtttgaaataaaaatagaaatgTATCAATGGATACGAAGCAATAGATATATGGGGTTATATGCTAGAGGAAAATTTATGGATCATATAGTAAGCACACCTTCgaattttttatttttttataagatCCCACAAAACCCTACCTACTTTCCTTCCATAGGAATTACAGGACGTAAA TATGCAAATTATGCAAAAGCTGGTAGCTACAGATTGTCAAAAAATTCACTCATAAACTttcagaaaaaaaaaaaattagaatTGGTAGATGATGGATGGTTCACAGAATCTGATATAAAACCTCCTTTTACAGTTGATCATTTAAATACTAAtgtttttaataattatttgtataCAGGAGATCCATTAAACCCTcaa GTAGGAGACATAAGGGTGTCTTTTTATGGAAATGCCTCTACACATGCAACTGTCATAGGGATACAAACATCTAGACTATTGAATAGCATTTTTGAAATTGAAGGCgtgaatatatttaaacGGAATATAGTTTTATTATCAGAAGAAAACAGAATGATGATTAATAAGACcaaacattttataaacaAGAATTATGGAAATATAACCTCTTTGTGGTTTTTTAGaataattacatatatgATTCTATGTACAgaaatttattatatattgataGGAACATCAAAc AACCTTATGTGGAGAATTGCTGTGAGTTCTTCGACTTCTTCaattatattaacaatTTTTCCATGTGTGTTTTGGATATTTTGTGATACTaccatttttttatttttattaatttttctttttatcatgtcattatttttattatatatttataataatgaaatgGAAAAGGATTATAAGGAACtcaaaaattatatgaagaAGCCTGTTAGAGACACTACAAAgtatacatttttaaatgtaaCAGATACATGTACTGGAGCATATGAAGAATTTAATTATgcaaaaaataaacataataataacaataataataataataataataacaataataataataataataataacaataataataataataataataataataacaataataataaccTTGAATCAAATAGTGATGTTTCTTATACCCTTTCTCTTAGCAAACATCCAGGAGGAAAGTTTGAATCATCTCCTGCATATATATGA
- a CDS encoding hypothetical protein (conserved Plasmodium protein, unknown function) translates to MRTQSEIIKPLVPLRRIPKNRGTVVRNVTEINPLSEKEIKNVVEVYSEANKAYYKNYLQKERQRQNQNQNKNKGKKKQRNNLTYTTKKSESEEFDPLSLNPLDFRNKKFEENGSLLHLPGSNINAKYVPHNINSEYGICSMSYGTLHKSNPLLWGKDYKNHYELPTICSIVKSKHPIYSKPNVTKMFSKLSNNQKIDEKGNNIKIINNDNNIKMKEKKMKKKYIINNDNKKKNNNNNNNNNIDLSLKEYPYINVKKVPTFGNCKDENDFPDLSTELYKSYNDTFTNSNYEESTMHTDGINKEQKNLDNFNESLDGEDIYDYSDFFDDKQIDYKNEKKEEINNVEYVKDWYKNKFPSFHENDKVVENLKKNNINKNMSLQHNNNNNNKIKCMFKKSDHNDKSVNKIYNNQNMEHQKNIQKNYKLYDNGVGGKKYLNQVHLMSTSKKKNNNHTYNDLKGKNDEPYILKNEIGSIKINCGDTSDKKKKKSKKKLNKKLEGDKYNTNVVGNVEFPLSNEYINDNNISKSRKKKGSKKKIKNNSNLKMDKYKNSLNVKYFPIKTSKEIQKDFNNDTNLSNIIKNYNTKELNKPTIYECNQMDSNKDMETKIEIDKSRNAYVVDNSSRSLKDRQDIKIVEGMSLCNMYKDTYATNIYNSNNFNPNKNQVYISRGINNSNIFDSQNIGLRQKGYYQLFGDNPKWKVQIPPQIYSSGISPSYISTSKQPLTSIIHSQLSIGDIISCHNSNQISYITPDVNALKGDVSNQIKNTNMYSPINTVKSNGISLISEPIILDHMPISNINVNRINVKEGGGVYEKNICNMIPWTKSLDGYKNFNNVNGSMVNIEKYSMKDFDVNTRDLYSNMKKNDIIGNMVCLDSSYKNMTNRMNDDVVMEKNGLIEENKLGGIYIRSNKNNNNNNNNNKNKNNFVKYFNCENRVGVQASPSYIHSERNQNPNEIYKANSFKEYIGDDINDKVNYNMNNRVDIYKNLNIEGYDIDRRNTSQVNELIKISNDNLLNIQKKELLDILNEENKKMCDNNNVEIKGNCHNNVEIKHNCHNNVESKRNCHNNVDKSSTFLSCATYVNPLSISDGNTIQGSNKNNKKDHTNSIDTYINNDKSKINDCNNYNNYNNEKIYSHLYGEKTINEPSHMVYINKKRDDEKYLN, encoded by the coding sequence ATGAGAACGCAAAGCGAAATTATAAAACCATTAGTTCCACTTCGGAGGATACCGAAGAACAGAGGAACCGTTGTGCGAAATGTTACCGAAATAAATCCCTTGTctgaaaaagaaataaaaaatgtgGTGGAAGTATATTCTGAGGCTAATAAAgcatattataaaaattatttacaaaaaGAAAGACAAAGACAAAATcaaaatcaaaataaaaataaggGAAAGAAGAAACaaagaaataatttaaCATACACTACGAAAAAATCAGAAAGTGAAGAATTTGATCCTTTGAGTCTTAATCCATTAGATtttagaaataaaaaatttgaaGAGAATGGATCACTTTTACATTTACCAGGTTCTAATATAAACGCAAAATATGTACctcataatataaattcaGAATATGGAATATGTAGTATGTCATATGGAACGCTCCATAAGTCTAATCCTTTATTGTGGGGAAAGgattataaaaatcatTATGAGTTACCTACAATATGTTCAATAGTAAAATCAAAACATCCTATATATTCCAAGCCTAATGTCACTAAGATGTTTAGTAAATTATCGAATAATCAAAAAATTGACGAAAAAGGAAACAACATCAAAATAATCAAcaatgataataatattaagaTGAAGGAGAAGaagatgaaaaagaaatatattattaataatgataataaaaaaaaaaataataataataataataataataatattgatttgtcattaaaagaatacccttatataaatgttaaAAAAGTGCCCACATTTGGTAATTGTAAAGATGAAAACGATTTTCCTGACCTTTCAAcagaattatataaatcatataatgATACATTTACAAATAGTAATTATGAAGAAAGCACTATGCATACTGATGGAATTAATAAAGAACAAAAGAATTTAGATAACTTTAATGAAAGTTTAGATGGTgaagatatatatgattattcAGATTTTTTTGATGATAAACAAATagattataaaaatgagaaaaaggaagaaattaataatgTGGAATATGTTAAAGATTggtataaaaataaatttcCTTCTTTTCATGAAAATGATAAGGTAGttgaaaatttaaaaaaaaataatataaacaaaaatatgTCTCTCcaacataataataataataataataaaataaaatgtatgtttaaaaaaagtgATCACAATGATAAATCtgtaaataaaatttataataatcaaaatatgGAACATCagaaaaatatacaaaagaattataaaCTTTATGATAATGGAGTAGggggaaaaaaatatttaaatcaAGTTCATCTTATGTCAACtagtaaaaaaaaaaataataatcatacatataatgatttaaaaggaaaaaatgACGAACCTTACATATTAAAGAATGAAATAGGTTCTATTAAAATAAACTGTGGAGATACATCagataagaaaaaaaagaaatcaaaaaaaaagttgaataaaaaattagaaggggataaatataatacaaatgtTGTTGGAAATGTGGAATTCCCTTTAtcaaatgaatatataaatgataataatataagcaaaagtagaaaaaaaaaaggtagtaagaaaaagataaaaaataattcaaatttaaaaatggataaatataaaaattcatTAAATGTTAAATATTTCCCTATAAAAACATCAAAGGAGATACAAAAGGATTTTAACAATGATACTAATTTATCAaacattataaaaaattataatacaAAAGAGTTAAATAAACCAACAATATATGAATGTAATCAAATGGATTCAAATAAAGATATGGAAACAAAAATTGAAATAGATAAATCTAGAAATGCATATGTAGTAGATAATTCGTCTAGATCTTTAAAAGATAGACAAGACATCAAAATTGTAGAAGGTATGTCATTATGTAATATGTATAAGGATACATATGCTACAAATATTTACAACAGCAATAATTTTAACCCTAATAAAAATCaagtatatatatctagaggtattaataatagtaatatatttgatagTCAAAATATTGGATTAAGACAAAAAGGATATTATCAATTATTTGGTGATAACCCCAAATGGAAAGTGCAAATACCACCTCAAATATATTCCTCAGGAATATCACCATCATATATAAGTACTTCAAAACAACCTTTAACATCAATAATACATTCACAATTATCAATTGGAGATATTATTAGTTGTCATAATTCAAATCAGATATCTTATATAACACCTGATGTAAATGCATTAAAAGGAGATGTATCAAAtcaaattaaaaatacaaatatgtATAGCCCAATAAATACTGTTAAATCGAATGGAATATCACTAATATCTGAGCCTATCATATTAGATCATATGCCTATATctaatataaatgtaaatagGATAAACGTAAAAGAAGGAGGAGGGGTATATGAGAAGAATATATGCAACATGATTCCATGGACAAAATCTTTAGATGGCTACAAGAATTTTAATAATGTGAATGGTTCTATGGttaatatagaaaaatattctaTGAAGGATTTTGATGTAAATACAAGAGATTTATATAgtaatatgaaaaaaaatgatataattgGAAATATGGTTTGTTTGGATAGttcatataaaaacatGACAAATAGGATGAATGATGATGTAGTAATGGAGAAGAATGGTTTGattgaagaaaataaattgggaggaatatatattagaagtaataaaaataataataataataataataataataaaaataaaaataattttgtcAAGTACTTTAATTGTGAAAATCGTGTTGGTGTTCAGGCTAGTCcatcatatatacattCAGAAAGAAATCAGAATCCAAATGAAATCTATAAAGCTAATTCATTTAAGGAGTATATAGGTGATGATATTAATGATAAGgtaaattataatatgaataatagagttgacatatataaaaatctAAACATAGAAGGATATGATATAGATAGAAGAAATACCTCTCAAGTGaatgaattaataaaaatatctaATGATAActtattaaatatacaaaagAAAGAGTTATtagatattttaaatgaggaaaataagaaaatgtgtgataataataatgttgAAATTAAAGGTAATTGTCATAATAATGTTGAAATTAAACATAATTGTCATAATAATGTTGAAAGTAAACGTAATTGTCATAATAATGTTGATAAATCAAGTACCTTTCTATCATGTGCTACGTATGTAAATCCGTTGAGTATATCTGATGGAAATACAATACAAGGtagtaataaaaataataagaagGATCATACAAATAGTATtgatacatatattaataatgataagAGTAAAATTAATGACtgtaataattataataattataataatgagaAGATATATTCTCATCTATATGGTGAGAAAACGATAAATGAACCATCACATAtggtatatataaataaaaaaagggatgatgaaaaatatttaaacTAA
- a CDS encoding inorganic anion exchanger, inorganic anion antiporter, producing the protein MFETNKVEDATVNEYIERPEEFNKLDESVERTKLFHNDVYDNDIKVCLPTRIGFSKAFISMVDGIKWGWGFTNTPKESSKYYINEILCGCILCLTMLPEMISFCMIAKIPPYLGLQGASFLCLITSIFGGSPAVIHGVTGAFASVCSKYLVESNNVDLLPDGIERLYVCIFICSVMLFFFSYFHMSALIQLIPTPVFIGYCNGLSIIFLRAQLHNLINPYTHEYIKGYYLLFFIIICTLVVLIVELWKKIPKVGQKIPSSLIAITVTIFVEFVILRKFLHNNFASFKDVKSFTVGDMFSFTSDKAKPTFLFSNKDLNFSKVEFNMDLIKQVANMFTVLLVEVLMVSEVIKDMGGAECDTNETIFSLFIGNILATLGSAIGGSSLLGLSVLNYRNGARGKESGVVASILIYAILLFGYSLLNYIPLSFLCGIMITVFIHCFKWFSIPIVFFTFCPGYIRNCHPCMSRKISRWDAFIIVLVTVLCVFVSVPNGVLTGIVLSALVYVWQSKSTFKFEIFYDRDTDTKYYEIEGHLFYASKKMFTRLFNYENDSSTVNIVLKGKSTLFDYTAIEALTSVKQQYNINNKNVTIHGLSHECIKKIAKMNHLCKQIDVDLVKVEAPVVPLLYKPLQTIFQKQRTIRRKMSFKIKKKKKEKTEEKLNDMEQP; encoded by the exons AAGTTGAAGACGCAACGGTTAACGAATATATAGAAAGACCAGAAGAATTTAATAAACTTGATGAATCAGTAGAAAgaacaaaattatttcatAATGATGTTTATGACAATGATATAAAAGTATGCTTACCTACAAGAATTGGATTTTCTAAAGCATTTATTTCTATGGTAGATGGAATAAAATGGGGGTGGGGATTTACGAATACACCTAAAGAATCATctaaatattatataaatgaaatattatgtGGATGTATATTATGTTTAACTATGTTACCAGAAATGATTTCTTTTTGTATGATAGCAAAAATACCACCATATCTTGGTTTACAAGGAGcttcatttttatgtttaataACATCAATTTTTGGTGGTTCTCCTGCAGTTATACATGGTGTTACAGGTGCCTTTGCATCTGTTTGCTCGAAATATTTAGTTGAAAGTAATAATGTTGATTTATTACCAGATGGAATTGAAAGGCTTTATGTTTGTATATTCATATGTTCAgttatgttattttttttttcgtaTTTCCATATGTCTGCTTTAATTCAATTAATACCTACACCTGTATTTATTGGTTACTGTAATGGCCTTTctatcatttttttaagagCTCAATTGCATAACTTAATAAATCCATATACacatgaatatataaaggGCTACTATTTGCtcttttttatcatcatatgTACATTGGTGGTCTTGATCGTCGAGTtatggaaaaaaataccaaag GTTGGTCAGAAAATTCCTTCGTCCCTTATAGCCATAACTGTAACTATATTTGTGGAGTTTGTCATTTTGAGAAAATTTTTACATAACAATTTTGCTTCCTTCAAAGATGTGAAATCGTTTACAGTAGGGGATATGTTTTCATTTACTTCTGATAAGGCTAAACCCACATTTTTGTTTTCGAATAAGGATTTAAATTTTTCAAAGGTGGAATTTAATATGGATTTGATCAAACAGg TTGCGAACATGTTCACTGTGCTACTTGTTGAAGTATTAATGGTTAGTGAAGTCATAAAAGATATGGGAGGTGCTGAATGTGATACGAATGAAACaattttttctctttttatTGGGAATATCTTAGCAACATTGGGTAGTGCAATAGGTGGTAGTAGTTTATTAGGATTGTCTGTTTTAAATTATAGAAATGGAGCACGGGGTAAAGAGAGTGGAGTAGTAGCTTCTATATTGATATATGCTATTTTGTTGTTTGGatattcattattaaattatataccTTTATCTTTTCTTTGTGGAATTATGATAACTGTGTTTATTCATTGTTTTAAGTGGTTTTCTATTCCGATAGTCTTTTTTACATTTTGTCCAGGGTATATAAGAAATTGTCATCCTTGTATGAGTAGAAAAATATCAAGATGGGATGCCTTCATCATAGTTCTTGTAACGGTTTTATGT GTATTTGTTAGTGTACCAAATGGTGTATTAACTGGAATAGTTTTATCAGCCTTAGTTTATGTATGGCAAAGCAAATCAACATTTAaatttgaaatattttatgataGAGATACAGATACGAAG TATTATGAAATTGAGGGTCATCTTTTTTATGCATCTAAGAAAATGTTTACAAGATTGTTTAACTACGAAAATGACAGTTCAACAGTCAATATTGTTCTTAAAGGTAAGAGTACATTATTTGATTACACTGCAATAGAAGCATTAACATCTGTAAAAcaacaatataatattaataataagaatgTGACTATACATGGTTTAAGTCATgaatgtattaaaaaaatagcTAAAATGAATCACCTATGTAAACAAATTGATGTTGACCTAGTAAAAGTGGAGGCCCCAGTTGTGCCTTTATTATACAAACCTTTACAAACAATCTTTcaa AAACAAAGAACCATTAGAAGAAAAATGTCcttcaaaataaaaaaaaagaaaaaggaaaaaacagaggaaaaattaaatgatatgGAACAAccataa